A portion of the Oxynema aestuarii AP17 genome contains these proteins:
- a CDS encoding alpha/beta fold hydrolase — MAKIDILGVPHAYELTAPIPGNPVLVFIHGWLLSRRYWQPTIARLSGEYQCLAYDLRGFGDSQPYPNPTSQFHAGYTPSAYARDLAILLETLDLSNVWLVGHSLGGSIALWGAAKAPDRVQGTICVNSGGGIYIKEEFERFRFAGRQLLKMRPRWLCHLPFIDLLFTRDSVARPIERVWARQRVVDFATAHPQAALGTLLDSTTEAEVHRLPQIVSQLEQPVYFIAGADDKVMEPKYVRHLASFHPLFNGCGENTIEIPECGHLSMVEKPEALVGQIREILKVYR, encoded by the coding sequence ATGGCTAAGATTGACATCCTGGGAGTTCCTCACGCCTACGAGTTGACAGCTCCCATTCCTGGGAACCCGGTTCTGGTCTTCATTCACGGTTGGCTGCTCTCCCGTCGTTACTGGCAGCCGACGATCGCCCGTCTCTCGGGTGAGTATCAATGTCTCGCCTACGACTTGCGCGGCTTTGGCGACTCCCAACCCTACCCGAATCCCACCTCGCAGTTTCACGCCGGGTACACGCCGAGCGCTTACGCCCGGGATTTAGCCATTTTGTTAGAAACTCTCGATCTGAGTAATGTCTGGCTCGTCGGCCATTCCCTCGGCGGCAGTATTGCCTTGTGGGGCGCCGCCAAAGCCCCCGATCGCGTCCAGGGCACCATCTGCGTCAACTCCGGCGGTGGAATTTACATCAAAGAAGAATTCGAGCGCTTTCGCTTTGCCGGACGGCAGTTATTAAAAATGCGGCCTCGTTGGTTGTGCCATTTGCCCTTCATCGATTTACTGTTTACTCGCGATAGTGTGGCCCGACCCATCGAGCGAGTTTGGGCCCGTCAACGGGTCGTCGATTTCGCCACGGCCCATCCCCAAGCGGCGTTGGGAACGCTGCTCGATTCCACGACCGAAGCGGAAGTCCACCGCCTGCCCCAAATCGTTTCCCAACTGGAACAACCCGTTTATTTCATTGCCGGAGCGGACGATAAGGTGATGGAACCGAAGTACGTCCGCCATTTAGCGAGCTTTCACCCCTTATTTAACGGTTGCGGCGAGAATACGATCGAAATTCCCGAATGCGGCCATCTGTCGATGGTGGAAAAGCCGGAGGCGTTAGTTGGCCAAATCCGGGAGATCTTGAAGGTTTACCGATAG
- a CDS encoding GNAT family N-acetyltransferase, which yields MEVFSSYDGTGDRPEADFRICFSTDRDLDLYELEELCDAVGWSRRPLRKVKKAIQYSFLVVTMWEVRGKRRRLIGFSRATSDHAFNATIWDVVVHPSFQGKGLGKALMNYTIKKLRYEDISNITLFADPHVVDFYRMLGFMPDPEGIKGMFWYPNHN from the coding sequence ATGGAAGTGTTTTCTAGTTACGACGGCACGGGCGATCGCCCGGAAGCCGACTTCCGGATCTGCTTCAGTACCGATCGCGATCTCGACCTCTACGAACTTGAAGAACTCTGCGATGCTGTCGGCTGGTCCCGCCGTCCGTTACGCAAGGTTAAAAAAGCAATTCAATATAGTTTTTTAGTTGTGACAATGTGGGAAGTACGCGGCAAGCGGCGGCGCCTGATCGGGTTTTCCCGCGCCACCTCGGACCATGCGTTTAATGCGACGATCTGGGATGTCGTGGTTCACCCGAGTTTTCAAGGCAAGGGATTGGGAAAAGCGCTGATGAACTACACGATTAAAAAGCTCCGTTATGAGGACATCAGCAATATTACCCTGTTCGCCGATCCCCACGTGGTCGATTTTTATCGGATGCTCGGGTTTATGCCGGACCCGGAAGGGATTAAGGGCATGTTTTGGTATCCGAACCACAATTGA
- a CDS encoding Photosystem I reaction center subunit III, whose translation MRRLFALILTVCLWFSFVPSAAAEYYANLTPCSETPAFVQRAKSASTPQAKARFENYSSLLCGPEGYPHLIADGNLAHAGEFLIPSVLFLYIAGWIGWAGRSYLIAIRGEKNAEEKEIIIDLPLAISCSLGAAVWPLAALGEATSGKLYAKEGEIPVSPR comes from the coding sequence ATGCGACGATTGTTTGCGCTGATTCTGACGGTTTGTTTGTGGTTCAGCTTTGTCCCCTCGGCTGCGGCTGAATACTACGCCAATCTCACCCCTTGCAGCGAAACCCCTGCTTTCGTGCAACGGGCGAAAAGTGCCTCGACCCCTCAAGCCAAAGCCCGCTTTGAGAACTATTCCAGCCTGCTGTGCGGCCCGGAAGGCTATCCTCACCTGATTGCCGACGGCAACTTAGCCCACGCGGGTGAATTCCTGATTCCGAGCGTGTTGTTTTTGTATATCGCCGGATGGATCGGTTGGGCCGGGCGTTCTTACCTGATTGCGATTCGCGGTGAGAAGAACGCCGAAGAAAAAGAAATCATCATCGATCTGCCTTTAGCGATTTCTTGCTCCCTCGGTGCTGCCGTTTGGCCCCTTGCGGCGTTAGGCGAAGCCACCAGTGGCAAACTCTACGCCAAAGAAGGTGAAATTCCGGTTTCCCCTCGTTAG
- the psaJ gene encoding photosystem I reaction center subunit IX: protein MDSFVKYLSTAPVLATLWMAITAGILIEFNRFYPDILVFPFGG from the coding sequence ATGGATTCTTTCGTGAAATATCTATCGACCGCTCCGGTTCTGGCCACCCTTTGGATGGCGATTACCGCCGGGATTTTGATTGAATTCAATCGTTTCTACCCGGATATTCTCGTTTTCCCCTTCGGCGGCTAG
- the tsaD gene encoding tRNA (adenosine(37)-N6)-threonylcarbamoyltransferase complex transferase subunit TsaD, whose protein sequence is MATVLAIETSCDETSVAIVKNREVLSNIVASQIALHQKYGGVVPEVASRQHVETVNEAIAEAVEQGGVSWSQIDAIAATCAPGLIGALLVGLSAGKTLAAYHNKPFLGIHHLEGHIYASYLSEPTLQPPFLCLLVSGGHTSAIAVRGCGEYELLGQTRDDAAGEAFDKVARLLNLGYPGGPIIDKLAQTGNPRAFPLPEGRISLPQGGYHPYDSSFSGLKTAVLRLVQKLEAEGEPLPVGDLAASFQATVAKALTKRAIACAVDYGFETIVVGGGVAANSGLRSHLQAAAGERGLRVLFPPLKYCTDNAAMIGCAAAQHWERGEQSSLDLPARSRLAVTEVGQLYR, encoded by the coding sequence ATGGCAACCGTTTTAGCAATTGAAACAAGTTGTGACGAAACTTCGGTCGCAATCGTTAAGAATCGTGAAGTTTTAAGTAATATTGTCGCGTCGCAAATTGCCTTGCATCAAAAGTACGGGGGAGTCGTCCCCGAGGTGGCGTCTCGGCAGCACGTGGAAACGGTCAACGAGGCGATCGCCGAAGCGGTGGAACAAGGGGGAGTGTCGTGGTCGCAAATCGACGCGATCGCCGCCACCTGCGCCCCCGGCTTAATCGGTGCCTTACTCGTCGGCTTGAGTGCCGGAAAAACATTGGCCGCGTACCATAACAAACCCTTTCTGGGAATCCATCACCTCGAAGGCCATATTTACGCCTCCTATTTGAGCGAACCGACCTTGCAGCCGCCCTTTTTATGCCTGCTCGTTTCCGGGGGACATACCAGCGCGATCGCCGTCCGAGGCTGCGGCGAGTACGAACTGCTCGGACAAACCCGCGACGACGCCGCCGGAGAAGCCTTCGATAAAGTAGCGCGCTTATTAAACCTCGGCTATCCCGGCGGTCCAATTATCGACAAATTGGCTCAAACCGGGAATCCCCGGGCCTTTCCCTTACCCGAAGGGCGCATTTCCCTGCCCCAAGGAGGCTACCATCCTTACGATTCGAGTTTTAGCGGCTTGAAAACTGCCGTCCTGCGCCTGGTTCAAAAATTGGAAGCCGAGGGAGAACCCTTGCCCGTCGGCGATCTGGCTGCCAGCTTTCAAGCCACCGTCGCCAAAGCCCTGACCAAACGGGCGATCGCCTGCGCCGTCGATTACGGTTTCGAGACGATCGTCGTCGGCGGGGGAGTTGCCGCCAATAGCGGACTGCGATCGCACCTGCAAGCGGCGGCAGGCGAACGAGGCTTGCGCGTCTTATTCCCGCCCCTAAAATACTGCACCGACAATGCCGCCATGATCGGCTGTGCGGCAGCCCAACACTGGGAACGGGGGGAACAGTCCTCCCTCGACCTCCCGGCGCGATCGCGTCTCGCCGTCACCGAGGTCGGGCAACTCTATCGGTAA
- a CDS encoding DUF4258 domain-containing protein: MPSQQLSIRSHVRPQIIVTEIVESGILKIHNNLEEPLEMDANKKLTRLLERDSNCQAIGTISAVQRRKDRNHLERRQQQRAISNEMIKVALLYGKKGFSRGATVFTLNDRILAKTPYAKFIDLLRGLRVVCLDGPPDPKILTAYWHEATKRRGHKVKAYH, from the coding sequence ATGCCAAGCCAACAGTTATCGATTCGTTCCCATGTTCGTCCGCAAATTATTGTTACCGAGATCGTGGAATCGGGAATTTTGAAAATACACAACAACTTAGAGGAGCCACTGGAAATGGATGCCAACAAAAAACTGACCCGACTGTTAGAGAGGGATTCAAACTGCCAGGCGATCGGTACGATCAGTGCCGTACAACGGCGTAAAGACCGCAATCATTTAGAACGCAGACAACAACAACGAGCGATCAGTAACGAAATGATTAAAGTCGCCCTGCTCTACGGTAAAAAAGGATTCAGTCGGGGAGCCACCGTCTTCACCCTCAACGATCGCATTTTAGCCAAAACCCCTTACGCCAAATTCATCGACCTACTCAGAGGCTTGAGAGTCGTATGCTTGGACGGTCCGCCGGATCCGAAAATTCTGACCGCCTACTGGCACGAAGCGACGAAGAGAAGGGGACACAAAGTGAAAGCCTATCATTGA
- a CDS encoding GDP-L-fucose synthase family protein → MATLDLNDKRILVTGGAGFLGRQVVAALEKAGADPQKISIPRSREYNLCSMTACEHVVQAQDLVIHLAAHVGGIGLNREKPAELFYDNLMMGAQLIDAAYRAGVQKFVCVGTICAYPKFTPVPFKEDDLWNGYPEETNAPYGIAKKALLVQLQAYRQQYGFNGIYLLPVNLYGPEDNFDPSSSHVIPALIRKVHEAQQRGDRTLPVWGDGTPSREFLYSTDAARGIVMATQSYDNPDPVNLGTHQEITIRELVELICELMEFDGEIIWETDKPNGQPRRCLDTQRAEAEFGFVAEVDFRQGLKNTIDWYREHGE, encoded by the coding sequence ATGGCAACCCTAGATTTAAACGACAAGCGAATTTTAGTCACAGGTGGGGCGGGGTTCCTAGGACGTCAGGTCGTCGCCGCCCTTGAAAAGGCAGGCGCCGACCCACAAAAGATCTCCATTCCGCGATCGCGCGAGTACAATCTCTGTTCGATGACTGCCTGCGAACACGTCGTTCAAGCTCAAGATCTCGTCATCCACCTGGCCGCCCACGTCGGCGGAATCGGCTTAAATCGCGAAAAACCCGCCGAACTGTTCTACGACAACCTGATGATGGGCGCCCAACTGATCGATGCCGCCTATCGTGCCGGAGTTCAGAAATTTGTCTGCGTCGGCACCATCTGCGCCTATCCCAAGTTCACCCCGGTTCCGTTCAAAGAAGATGACCTCTGGAACGGCTACCCGGAAGAAACCAACGCCCCCTACGGCATTGCTAAAAAAGCCCTTTTAGTCCAATTGCAAGCCTACCGCCAGCAATACGGCTTTAACGGGATTTACCTCCTTCCGGTAAACCTCTACGGTCCCGAGGATAACTTCGATCCGAGTAGTTCCCACGTGATCCCGGCGTTGATTCGCAAAGTCCACGAAGCCCAACAACGGGGCGATCGCACCCTCCCCGTTTGGGGCGACGGCACCCCCAGCCGCGAATTTCTCTACTCCACCGACGCCGCACGCGGGATTGTCATGGCAACCCAAAGCTACGACAATCCCGATCCGGTCAATTTGGGAACCCATCAAGAAATTACCATTCGCGAGTTAGTCGAACTGATTTGCGAACTGATGGAGTTTGACGGCGAAATTATCTGGGAAACTGATAAACCCAACGGTCAACCCCGTCGCTGTTTGGACACCCAACGGGCCGAAGCCGAGTTTGGCTTCGTCGCCGAGGTCGATTTCCGCCAAGGATTGAAAAATACGATCGACTGGTATCGCGAACACGGGGAGTAG
- a CDS encoding tandem-95 repeat protein has product MNSAFSRDAHSRGNFSYRANSDSTDLGAEKAILFVDRGVEDYLDLVTGVNDGTEVIILDPSRDGIEEITEVLRDRHDLDSIHVVSHGQAGTVQLGTGLLSDRTLDRYRDLLPAWGDALTPGGDLLFYGCNFAATDSAIAFIEQLADLTGADLAASSDRTGNSALGGDWLLELTTGAIEAPLAFQQSVLDAYRGIFLPVLLGSGAELTYLSGDPATAIDNALTLEEDDPAAEPIQGARVNIETGFVQGEDELAFDETLAAAANITGTYNADTGVLVFSGSASDAQYQDLLRSVTYRNSSDDPTPGERKLTFSIGPNTLYFSETGHFYEFVPYPEDEDNRNWTNAKALSDNLNLYGLQGYLATITSAAENEFVSSKLEGVGWLGGADRLQGVDETEEGVWRWVTGPEGLEDEGKGLQFWQGGVNGNTVNDLYANWDNIEPTLEPNNDNNKEHFLHMLYSDEPGFARGKWNDFKNEASTLENYKPMGFVVEYGGLPGDPSPIFLSIEVTVNVINNKPPVLDASFAPTLTPIDEDATDPSGDRIADLLVDGAIADPDGTVEAIAVVAVDNNNGTWEYSLDDGQTWLAFGETLSETNAVLLDEGDRVRFLPDPNYNGILSEGLSFRAWDRTTGESGATADTTTGSTLFSAEIDTASLTVNPINDLPQVEDFSKFTQEEEAIAFTLTDFQQAYTDPVEGDPLKTLRFVSLPDNGTLFFNGNPVNVGGEIDLADAENLQFIPDPNWNGTTSFQWNGSDGSDFAAADATISLTVEALNDRPTVENIEKSANEDETIAFSADDFREVYADLGENTPLAKIALLAVPDNGTLSLNGNVLEAGAEIASADLDALVFIPNPNWNGTTQFNWNGSDGTEYATEAATVTIEIVPLNDPPTITGDLNKSGDPDTVIPFSPEDFSDRAIDADNDPLTEIVITSLPDNGTLLLGGNPVAIGQAIAIGDLTNLTFTPDPTWEGTTRFEWQVSDGNSLSPNKGTVNISVPLLPSNGAPIAENDNYSTPKNTALILPTDTGILANDRDPENESLTAILTELPTNGSLELDSDGSFVYTPNNNFEGVDRFTYRADDGTNLSELATVKITVRDGNLVPIAADDLYTLDEDSALTLTPSGVLANDNDGNGDRLTARSIVSPSHGRLSFNPDGSFTYTPDPNFTGTDRFTYQANDGAADSNIATVTLTVNNTNDPPTANGAIAIRETLVGNRFSFQIPEGTFTDIDPGDTFTYRVTLANGDPLPDWLQFDPRTGTFSGTPGTGDIGELAIVIEAIDRDNASAAMQFELTVNPTSSEGGSGGGSIPDDPPPVITPPDPVDPPPVITPPEPPEENPGSIPPGIDPVDGDNDGNDEGTPTVSPSEEGRDLAIAKSNTQPDLEPFPRQGGGFCQSPSSDPNCFCPPIPAPVQITFDPAAPRETGGLWSLGSSEPDTLIGGVANEVMTGFDSHDLLMGQEGDDLVFGDVGDDTLRGGTGSATPVGDAIERDRLEGGAGNDYINGNEGNDTIYSGSGDDRVHGGKDDDRMFGDRDDDTLYGDLGDDTMFGGIGSERPVGDRDDRDLLFGNRGNDILNGNQGDDTMFAGKDDDLAFGGKDDDWIWGDRGNDSVMGDRGNDRIFGGVSDPAVGDENGRDWLYGGLGDDFINGNESEDTICGGPGLDTVRGGKGDDLLGGYLGDDLLFGDLGNDTLCADEGNDTLYGGLGSDVAIGDRGERDYLCGGGGNDSLLGNEGRDFLHGSDGNDTIYGGKDDDTASGGNGDDWLFGDLGDDSLLGGLGSDRFVLHSARGTETIADFEDGIDVLVLADGLRFEDLTLAQVGSGISIHVGETAIATLENIGLAAIGASDFIGM; this is encoded by the coding sequence ATGAACTCCGCTTTTTCGCGCGACGCGCACTCGCGCGGTAATTTTTCCTACCGTGCAAATTCCGACTCAACGGACTTAGGAGCTGAGAAGGCGATCCTATTCGTCGATCGCGGTGTTGAAGATTACTTGGACTTGGTGACCGGGGTCAATGACGGAACCGAGGTCATTATCCTCGATCCGAGCCGAGATGGGATCGAGGAAATTACGGAAGTTTTACGCGATCGCCACGACCTCGATAGCATTCACGTCGTTTCCCACGGACAAGCGGGGACCGTCCAACTGGGAACGGGCCTGTTGAGCGATCGCACCCTCGACCGCTACCGCGACTTACTCCCCGCATGGGGCGACGCCCTCACCCCGGGCGGCGACCTGCTGTTCTACGGCTGCAACTTTGCCGCCACCGACAGCGCGATCGCCTTCATCGAACAACTCGCCGACCTCACCGGAGCCGATCTCGCCGCTTCGAGCGATCGCACCGGAAATAGCGCCCTCGGTGGCGATTGGCTGCTCGAACTGACCACCGGGGCGATCGAAGCCCCCCTCGCCTTCCAACAATCCGTTTTAGACGCTTATCGCGGTATTTTCCTGCCCGTTCTGCTCGGTTCCGGGGCTGAACTCACCTATTTAAGTGGCGATCCGGCAACGGCGATCGACAACGCACTCACCCTAGAAGAAGACGACCCCGCCGCCGAACCAATTCAAGGAGCACGGGTCAATATCGAAACCGGTTTCGTCCAAGGAGAAGACGAACTTGCCTTTGACGAAACCCTCGCCGCCGCCGCAAATATCACCGGAACCTATAACGCCGATACGGGGGTGTTAGTCTTCTCCGGTAGCGCCTCCGACGCCCAATATCAAGACCTCCTGCGATCGGTCACTTATCGCAATAGCAGCGACGACCCCACCCCCGGGGAACGCAAACTCACCTTTTCGATCGGGCCGAATACCCTCTATTTCTCCGAAACCGGGCATTTCTACGAGTTCGTTCCTTACCCGGAAGATGAAGATAATCGCAACTGGACAAATGCCAAAGCCTTATCGGACAATCTCAACCTTTACGGACTGCAAGGGTATCTCGCGACCATCACTTCCGCCGCAGAAAATGAATTCGTCTCCTCCAAACTCGAAGGAGTCGGCTGGTTAGGGGGTGCAGATCGATTGCAAGGTGTCGATGAAACAGAAGAAGGAGTCTGGCGATGGGTCACCGGACCGGAAGGACTCGAAGACGAAGGGAAAGGCTTACAGTTTTGGCAAGGCGGAGTTAACGGCAATACGGTCAACGATCTGTATGCCAATTGGGACAATATCGAACCCACCCTAGAACCGAATAACGACAATAATAAAGAGCATTTTCTGCACATGCTCTACAGTGACGAACCTGGGTTTGCGCGTGGGAAGTGGAACGACTTTAAAAACGAGGCGAGTACCTTAGAGAACTACAAACCGATGGGGTTTGTGGTCGAATATGGGGGGCTTCCTGGGGATCCGTCGCCGATCTTTCTGAGCATTGAAGTCACGGTTAACGTCATTAATAATAAGCCTCCGGTTCTCGATGCGAGTTTTGCCCCCACTCTGACTCCTATTGACGAAGATGCGACCGATCCGAGTGGAGATAGGATCGCCGATCTGTTGGTGGATGGGGCGATCGCCGATCCGGACGGAACCGTAGAGGCGATCGCCGTCGTTGCTGTCGATAATAACAACGGAACCTGGGAATATTCCCTCGATGACGGCCAAACTTGGCTCGCATTTGGGGAAACCCTCTCGGAAACTAACGCCGTATTACTCGACGAAGGCGATCGCGTCCGCTTCCTTCCCGATCCGAATTATAACGGGATTCTCAGCGAAGGATTGAGTTTTCGCGCCTGGGATCGAACCACGGGTGAAAGTGGAGCAACGGCGGATACCACCACCGGATCGACCTTGTTCAGCGCCGAGATCGACACGGCGAGTCTGACCGTCAATCCCATTAACGATTTGCCGCAAGTCGAGGATTTCAGTAAGTTCACTCAAGAAGAAGAGGCGATCGCCTTTACTCTCACCGATTTTCAACAAGCCTATACCGATCCGGTCGAAGGAGACCCCCTCAAAACTCTACGGTTCGTCTCCCTCCCGGACAATGGCACCTTATTCTTCAATGGCAATCCGGTGAATGTCGGGGGAGAAATTGACCTCGCCGACGCTGAAAATTTGCAATTTATCCCCGATCCGAATTGGAACGGAACCACCAGTTTTCAATGGAACGGATCGGACGGTAGCGATTTCGCCGCCGCCGACGCTACGATTTCCCTCACCGTCGAAGCACTCAACGATCGCCCCACGGTAGAAAATATCGAAAAATCGGCGAACGAAGATGAAACGATCGCCTTTAGTGCGGACGATTTTAGGGAAGTTTACGCCGATTTGGGCGAAAATACGCCTCTGGCTAAAATTGCACTGCTCGCGGTCCCGGATAACGGCACTCTTTCCCTCAACGGCAACGTTTTAGAAGCGGGGGCGGAAATTGCCAGTGCCGATTTAGATGCACTCGTTTTTATTCCCAATCCGAATTGGAACGGAACCACTCAATTTAACTGGAACGGTTCCGACGGGACGGAATACGCGACGGAAGCGGCGACGGTAACCATAGAAATCGTCCCACTGAACGACCCGCCCACCATCACGGGGGATCTGAACAAATCTGGGGATCCCGATACGGTGATTCCGTTTTCACCGGAAGACTTCAGCGATCGCGCGATCGACGCCGACAACGACCCCCTCACCGAGATTGTCATTACTTCCCTCCCCGATAACGGCACTTTGCTCTTGGGAGGCAACCCGGTCGCCATCGGTCAGGCGATCGCGATCGGCGATTTAACAAATCTCACTTTCACTCCCGATCCCACTTGGGAAGGCACCACCCGCTTTGAGTGGCAAGTCTCCGACGGCAACTCCCTTTCTCCAAATAAAGGCACGGTGAATATTAGCGTTCCCCTGTTGCCGTCCAACGGCGCACCGATCGCCGAAAACGATAACTACAGTACCCCTAAAAATACAGCATTAATTCTGCCGACCGACACCGGAATTTTAGCCAACGACCGCGACCCGGAAAACGAGTCACTGACAGCAATTTTAACAGAATTACCCACGAACGGTTCGCTGGAATTGGACTCAGACGGTTCGTTCGTTTATACACCAAATAACAATTTTGAAGGGGTCGATCGCTTCACCTACCGCGCCGACGACGGCACGAATCTCTCCGAACTGGCGACAGTAAAGATTACCGTGCGCGATGGCAATCTCGTCCCGATCGCCGCCGACGACCTTTATACTCTCGATGAAGATAGCGCACTGACCCTTACACCGTCCGGCGTGCTGGCGAACGACAACGACGGGAACGGCGATCGTCTGACGGCGCGATCGATCGTTTCCCCGAGTCACGGACGGTTGAGTTTCAATCCCGACGGTTCCTTTACCTATACACCCGATCCGAATTTCACCGGAACCGATCGCTTTACCTATCAAGCCAACGACGGCGCGGCAGATTCCAACATCGCCACCGTTACCCTCACCGTCAACAATACCAACGACCCGCCCACGGCGAACGGGGCGATCGCCATTCGCGAAACTTTAGTCGGCAATCGGTTTAGCTTCCAAATTCCCGAGGGAACTTTCACCGATATCGATCCTGGAGATACTTTTACCTATCGCGTCACCCTAGCCAACGGCGATCCGTTACCGGACTGGTTACAATTCGACCCGAGAACGGGAACGTTTAGCGGAACCCCGGGAACGGGGGATATCGGCGAACTGGCGATCGTCATCGAGGCGATCGATCGCGACAATGCCAGCGCTGCGATGCAGTTTGAATTAACAGTCAATCCAACTTCCTCGGAAGGCGGTTCCGGTGGCGGTTCGATTCCGGACGATCCGCCGCCCGTCATCACTCCTCCCGATCCGGTCGATCCGCCCCCTGTCATTACGCCGCCAGAGCCACCCGAGGAAAATCCCGGGTCGATTCCACCAGGGATCGACCCGGTGGATGGCGACAATGACGGCAATGACGAGGGGACGCCCACCGTCTCCCCCAGTGAAGAAGGGCGCGATCTGGCGATCGCCAAATCGAATACTCAACCCGATCTCGAACCTTTTCCCAGACAAGGGGGCGGATTTTGTCAAAGTCCGAGTTCGGATCCGAACTGCTTCTGTCCGCCGATTCCCGCCCCCGTACAAATTACCTTCGATCCGGCGGCCCCTCGCGAGACGGGAGGCTTGTGGTCTCTGGGTTCGAGCGAACCGGACACCCTGATCGGTGGGGTCGCCAACGAAGTCATGACGGGGTTTGACAGCCACGACCTGCTCATGGGACAAGAGGGCGACGATTTGGTGTTTGGCGATGTCGGCGACGATACCTTACGGGGGGGAACCGGAAGCGCAACCCCCGTGGGCGATGCGATCGAGCGCGATCGCCTCGAAGGGGGAGCCGGGAATGATTATATTAACGGCAATGAAGGGAACGATACGATTTACTCCGGTTCCGGCGACGATCGCGTTCACGGCGGCAAGGACGACGATCGTATGTTCGGCGATCGCGATGACGATACACTCTACGGCGACCTCGGCGACGATACCATGTTTGGCGGTATCGGTAGCGAACGGCCCGTGGGCGATCGCGACGATCGCGATTTGCTGTTCGGCAATCGCGGTAATGACATCCTCAATGGCAACCAAGGCGACGATACCATGTTCGCCGGAAAGGATGACGATCTGGCCTTTGGCGGCAAAGATGATGACTGGATTTGGGGCGATCGCGGCAACGATTCGGTGATGGGCGATCGTGGTAACGACCGTATTTTCGGCGGGGTCAGCGATCCGGCAGTCGGCGACGAAAACGGTCGCGATTGGCTCTACGGCGGTCTCGGGGATGATTTTATCAACGGCAACGAATCCGAAGATACGATCTGCGGTGGCCCCGGACTCGATACGGTTCGCGGCGGTAAAGGGGACGACCTCCTCGGCGGTTATCTCGGCGACGATCTGCTATTCGGCGATTTGGGCAACGATACCTTATGTGCGGACGAGGGGAACGATACCCTTTACGGCGGTTTGGGCAGCGATGTCGCCATCGGCGATCGCGGCGAACGGGATTATCTCTGCGGCGGCGGCGGTAACGATTCGCTCCTCGGCAATGAAGGGCGCGACTTCCTGCACGGTAGCGATGGCAACGATACGATCTATGGCGGCAAAGATGACGACACCGCGAGTGGCGGGAACGGCGATGACTGGCTGTTCGGCGATTTGGGCGACGATTCGCTCCTCGGCGGTTTGGGCAGCGATCGCTTTGTGTTGCACTCGGCCAGAGGAACGGAGACGATCGCCGATTTTGAGGACGGCATCGACGTGCTGGTGCTCGCGGACGGCTTGCGTTTCGAGGACTTGACCCTCGCTCAAGTCGGTAGTGGGATTTCGATTCATGTTGGCGAAACGGCGATCGCCACCCTGGAAAATATCGGCCTCGCGGCGATCGGAGCCAGTGATTTTATCGGGATGTAG